The following coding sequences lie in one Treponema socranskii subsp. buccale genomic window:
- a CDS encoding FlgD immunoglobulin-like domain containing protein: MKRISVLIAAVLFLFSAASVFAQRQPKYISPNNDGVQDSLDVPLRISDRRYVVSWSFVVENESGSVVRTIGNKLAFTEKLTFKSFWKQLFSAKKTIDIPSVVSWNGVMDNGETAPDGTYNYYFTATDDNGNVGKTGKYTVIVDTTPPSIALTQPTDKIFGEGAKSVFSVRQSGSKEDEWKGVFAGADGSAVKTYSWKDTEPPAFNWNGTGDSGKPVADGIYSYTISATDRAGNTSPAASISNIIFSAEKPATNIAISGSPYFSPNTESKQKAVTFNVTIPVPDASTGNKLTEWAVSIVDANGKVYRTFDQSSSALPPETIVFDGTGADGKTLPDGRYQARVTAKYLNGYEPAPITSPVCVIDTKKPQAQLRVSDKVFGAGSKSTITINETIVPKTLAAVPAWTGRIYASGNMTKAVREYSLGEFPPETVSWDGLDDAGKIVPDGSYVYELSATDLAGNTVAVRSDAFNFDTTKATLLLAMQDSAFSPNGDKVKDTISFTPVTHAGSGGIVKYAFKIMKAGSSTALKTLSENKDVPASFVWDGRDDKGALCSDGQYIASLEITSANASTASASTQAFALDTKAPYLAAEIPWMSFSPSGDSSQSTLPVDVRDCTTEKLWTAEVRNARGTLVRKYTWAGTVQTAGKAGFAWNGADESGNTVPDGTYTLSIASTDEAGNAFGTSIRGISVDTRDVKAYVTTAYDGISPNGDGILDSQRFDIRTSVSDAISSWNFDVCREDGKAVRSWSSKDGASLPASIMWDGLDSAGKAGEGTFIGKLGIVYRNGRSVSASSSPFVCSAVPPELSVRTTPSYFSPDNDGVDDDLFIRLNGSTKGKITAWSFTINDPNGRRFWQTGGTSAITERIVWDGLSNTQKTASGMAERVQSAVDYPWVFTVKDNLGMTSTVRGIIPVDVLVIREGNVLKMAVPSIIFRPDNADFKVESAPGKRDGVTAEQAANNERILKRIAEILNKFKEYKVAVVGHANRTTENEAEETQDNPRQWGPALIPLSQKRAEFVKFYLVDKGISASRLSTQGKGGTELVADWRDKDQNWKNRRVEFILQK, encoded by the coding sequence ATGAAACGGATATCTGTGCTTATCGCGGCGGTACTCTTTTTGTTTTCCGCCGCTTCGGTCTTTGCCCAGCGGCAGCCGAAATATATTTCGCCGAATAACGACGGCGTTCAGGATTCGCTTGACGTTCCGCTGCGAATTTCCGACAGGCGGTATGTCGTTTCGTGGAGCTTTGTCGTCGAAAACGAAAGCGGCAGCGTCGTGCGCACGATCGGAAACAAACTCGCGTTTACGGAAAAGCTGACGTTCAAATCGTTTTGGAAACAGCTCTTTTCTGCAAAAAAAACGATCGATATCCCCTCCGTCGTTTCTTGGAACGGTGTTATGGATAACGGCGAAACGGCTCCGGACGGAACGTATAATTATTATTTTACGGCGACGGACGATAACGGTAATGTCGGCAAAACCGGCAAATATACGGTCATCGTCGATACGACGCCGCCTTCCATCGCGCTTACTCAGCCGACCGATAAGATTTTCGGCGAAGGCGCTAAATCCGTATTTTCCGTGCGGCAGTCCGGTTCGAAAGAAGACGAATGGAAAGGCGTTTTCGCCGGAGCCGACGGAAGCGCAGTCAAAACCTATTCGTGGAAAGATACCGAGCCGCCCGCGTTCAATTGGAACGGAACGGGAGACTCGGGAAAGCCGGTTGCCGACGGCATCTATTCGTATACGATTAGTGCGACGGACAGAGCGGGAAACACTTCTCCCGCCGCTTCCATATCGAATATCATCTTTTCTGCGGAAAAACCCGCGACGAATATTGCGATTTCAGGCTCTCCTTATTTTTCTCCGAACACCGAAAGTAAACAAAAAGCGGTTACATTCAACGTAACGATCCCCGTTCCCGACGCGAGCACCGGAAACAAGCTTACCGAATGGGCGGTAAGCATAGTCGATGCAAACGGCAAAGTCTACCGTACATTCGATCAGTCTTCGTCGGCCTTACCGCCTGAAACGATCGTATTCGACGGAACGGGAGCCGACGGCAAAACGCTCCCCGACGGACGCTATCAGGCGCGCGTTACGGCAAAATATCTCAACGGTTACGAGCCTGCTCCGATTACTTCGCCGGTCTGCGTCATCGATACGAAAAAACCGCAGGCTCAGCTGCGCGTATCCGATAAAGTATTCGGCGCGGGTTCGAAGAGCACGATTACAATAAATGAAACGATTGTGCCGAAAACGCTTGCGGCGGTTCCCGCATGGACGGGGCGCATCTACGCTTCGGGCAATATGACAAAAGCCGTGCGTGAGTATTCGCTCGGCGAATTCCCGCCGGAAACGGTTTCGTGGGACGGTCTCGATGATGCCGGAAAAATTGTACCCGACGGTTCATACGTGTACGAGCTTTCGGCAACCGACTTGGCGGGCAATACCGTAGCCGTCCGTTCCGATGCGTTCAATTTCGACACGACGAAGGCGACGCTGCTTCTTGCAATGCAGGACAGCGCGTTTTCACCGAACGGCGATAAAGTCAAAGATACGATTTCCTTTACGCCCGTCACGCATGCGGGAAGCGGCGGTATCGTAAAGTATGCGTTTAAAATTATGAAGGCGGGTTCGAGTACCGCGCTTAAAACGCTGAGCGAAAACAAAGACGTTCCCGCATCGTTTGTGTGGGACGGAAGAGACGACAAAGGCGCTCTCTGTTCCGACGGACAGTATATCGCTTCTCTTGAAATAACGTCCGCAAACGCTTCGACGGCATCGGCTTCGACGCAGGCTTTTGCCCTCGACACGAAAGCACCGTATCTTGCCGCGGAAATTCCGTGGATGTCTTTTTCGCCGTCAGGCGATTCGAGTCAAAGCACTTTGCCGGTCGATGTCCGCGACTGCACGACGGAAAAACTGTGGACTGCCGAAGTGCGCAATGCGCGCGGTACCCTTGTCCGGAAATACACGTGGGCGGGCACCGTGCAGACTGCAGGCAAAGCGGGATTCGCATGGAACGGTGCCGACGAATCGGGCAATACGGTTCCCGACGGCACGTATACGCTTTCCATCGCTTCGACGGATGAAGCGGGCAATGCGTTCGGCACATCGATTCGAGGTATCTCTGTCGATACCCGCGACGTAAAAGCGTACGTGACGACGGCTTACGACGGTATCTCTCCGAACGGCGACGGTATACTTGATTCTCAACGTTTTGATATCCGCACATCGGTCAGCGACGCGATTTCGTCGTGGAATTTCGACGTATGCAGAGAAGACGGAAAAGCGGTGCGCAGCTGGTCGTCGAAAGACGGTGCGAGCCTTCCCGCATCGATTATGTGGGACGGTTTGGACAGCGCGGGAAAAGCCGGTGAAGGTACTTTTATCGGAAAACTCGGCATCGTATATCGAAACGGGCGGAGCGTTTCCGCCTCATCGTCTCCGTTTGTATGTTCGGCCGTTCCTCCCGAACTCAGCGTCCGCACGACGCCTTCATACTTCAGCCCGGACAATGACGGCGTTGACGACGATTTGTTTATCAGATTGAACGGTTCGACAAAAGGTAAAATTACCGCATGGTCGTTTACAATCAACGATCCGAACGGACGCCGCTTTTGGCAGACGGGCGGAACGTCGGCGATTACGGAACGCATCGTGTGGGACGGTTTGAGCAATACGCAAAAGACCGCGTCGGGCATGGCGGAACGCGTTCAGTCGGCGGTCGATTATCCGTGGGTGTTTACCGTTAAAGACAATCTCGGCATGACGTCGACGGTGCGGGGGATCATCCCCGTCGACGTGCTCGTCATCCGCGAAGGCAATGTGCTTAAAATGGCCGTTCCGTCGATCATCTTCCGTCCCGACAACGCCGACTTTAAAGTCGAAAGCGCGCCCGGAAAACGCGACGGCGTTACGGCGGAACAGGCGGCAAACAACGAACGCATCCTCAAGCGCATTGCGGAAATCCTGAATAAATTCAAGGAGTATAAAGTTGCGGTCGTCGGACACGCGAACCGTACGACGGAAAACGAAGCTGAAGAAACGCAGGACAATCCGCGTCAGTGGGGACCTGCGCTGATTCCGCTTTCGCAAAAACGCGCGGAATTCGTAAAATTCTATCTCGTCGATAAAGGCATAAGCGCTTCCCGTCTTTCTACCCAAGGAAAGGGCGGTACGGAGCTTGTCGCCGATTGGCGCGATAAAGATCAGAACTGGAAAAACCGCCGCGTCGAATTTATTCTGCAAAAGTAA